Part of the Planifilum fimeticola genome, CTGATTCGTTCCACAGCCGGCTAAGATCAGGACTAAAACCAAACAGAGCATCCAGCGCCTTCTCATGGCTTCTCCTCCCCACTCCTCCCAAACAGCTTATGTATCTTCAACAAGCCGAGATGTGCGGATTCCATTCGCGAAAACGATGGGAGCCCATTTCGCAAACAGGGTCTTTCCACCTACTATCTCGATCCGGTCAGTACTGCCCGTGCATTCTTGGATGTGCTTTGATTATACCGATTCCGCCGACGAACGGAAAGGAACTTCGATTCTGTTTGTAAAAAAGTTATTGCGACTGTAGAATATCATCCGTGCCTAATATTTCCTGAAATTTTTGTATCAACCTCAGCGCCCGGGGGAAGGCTCGGATGCAGGCACCGGAAGCTGGATAAAAACAAGGCGAAGATAGCTCTCGACCTCTCCACTCCATAGTGCTATGAGGTGAAGATTAGGCGTAAGGAACCTCCGGTGCGGACCAGGGTGTGTGACCCCAGCGGAGGATGAAAAAGCCTATCATCTCGTTTGATCGAAGCGGGTAGAGAGTATAGAAAAAGAAAATGTTTTTGTATTATTCTATGTGGTAAATATTTTTCTTTGGAATGTTACTTTGAAGGGAAGGATAGCTTTGTATCTGTTATATTTTATGTATTTTGTTTGGTTCGCGATCAGTTGTTTAATTGTTTGGAAACTAACATCCCGATATAATAATAAATCAACGATTGGTTGGTTGAAGCGCTTGACTTTATTTGTCTTCATTTCACCTTTAGTCTTGTTATTGATGATATATGTTTTTCTCTTCCAGAACTATTACTCACGCGTTTGGCTTATGAGTCAAGATTGTTGGTTTTGCACTGGAAGCGGTCCAGGATTGTTAGGTGTTTTTATTACACTGTCATTTACGAGCATTTTGGGGTTAATTTCTTATGGAGTGCTCCGAGCTGTAGAAAAAGTTTGGAAGTATTTTCGATAGGGTAGAACAAGGTTTATCGCCTCCTCCTCCCAGCTGCTATGTTTTAGGAATTTGTGCTTTAAGCAAAGCCCTCCCTCGCCTTTGGGGGATTTTTGTGTTCTTACTTCATCGGTCGATAAATCAGCTACTCTTACACCTTTGACCATGATGAAAGGCCCTCGCAAGAAGGGCCTTTCTTTCATTGGACCTTTTCCTCTTTTCAATGCGGCATGTATTTTCATTTTTTTATGGCCGGAGAGCCAATCCCGGTGCACATTCCAACCAAAGGGATCCGGAAGTGCGGTTGTGAAAACCAGCAATGGGACGCCAAATCGCTTTGCGTACCTTTTTTTGGCTGATTGAATCCAGTTTCCGATATCTCTCGTCAATGAGTTATTCATTCACTTTCCCCGCCACCGGAAGGATCCGGAAGATCAGCCAAAAGGTCATTAACACTGTCATAAGCTTTGACTCGCCCGCTAGCCAAGTCTTCATCTGCTCTTCTTTCTGCTCTTTGCCACCCTTCGGTCCAAAACCATGCCTGATCTTTCGGGATGCGGATCATGGGCTCCATGATAATCTTTCCGTCTTGCACATAAACGTCCAATTCGTCATTCTCGTTCAAGCCCAAAGAATCCATGATTTTTTTGGGAATAGTCACTTGAGCTTTCTTTTTGATGCGGACACGTTCCACAATTCCACCTCGCCGCCTTAAATCCACCGTTTTTACCCGGAGTCCACTTGCAGGGCCCGCGTATTCCCGGGGCCCCCAACCTTCTTTTTCTCCGGTAAAACGGATGCCCTTGCCCCAACCACCGTGGAGATGGCATGTTTAAACACAAGGTGTTGCTTCCCTTGATGCTCCAAAATGACGGTTTACATGTCAAACCCTCGGATGATCCCTTTCACCCGGGCACCATTTGCCATAAAAATGGTGACCGGAAAACGCCTTTTTCGAAATTCATTCAGTTGCGGATCTTGTATCATTCACTATTCCCTCTTTTCCTGGTATGGATGTGATATGGTGTTCTTCCTAGTGCATTTGGTCCTCTTTAACAAACTGTTCAATCTCCTCCAGACGATATTCTCGAAGCCCCTCTTTTTGTCGGGATTGTTGGGTGTTTTGCTCGATGAGCTGCTTTCCTTCCAGCAACATCTGAATGATGGATCCTGGAATTCGCCAGTTACGACCCGCTTTAAATCCTGGGAGGCGTTGTTTTTCGAGCATTTGGCGGAGCACTTTTTCACTCACATCCAGAATTTCCGCCGCCTCCTCCACGGAATATCCGGGCATGTTTTTTGTCATTCCTTTCACCTTCTTATTTGTACTGAAATATACCCTGGTGATCCCCCTTTCAATCACTGTTATTACCTTTGTTTCTCTGCTTCAGACGATCCCTGCTGAAAGCAGCTGAATTCCCTGTAATACTGGGAAAATCGTGTACTACCCCATTGATAAAAGGGTATATAGGAATAAAAAAGAGGGTGATAGCGTGAGTAATAAAACTATCATCCAAACGGGATTATTTGAACAAACTGAGTACACACCGAGCCTTCACATTCTGAAGGATGGAAAGCCCGTGGATTGGTCATTTGAGCAGATTTTTGACGCTTCCACTTTCACTGAGTTGTATGCTGTCACCTATGTTGCTTCTCCTCGATTTTTCTTCGAACGAACATCGAACTTCAAAAAAATCCAGCTGATCTTGGGGATTGCGGATCCAGAGCAGCAACATCAGATGTTTTCTGCACTGGTTAATCAAAAAAAGAGGCTTGAAGATTGGCACTCCCTCCCGGATGAGGTTCAAGATCGAATACTGGAAGAACGCTATCACATCCGTTATCCTCTCCCTCATACAATCATCCATTCGAAGTTCTATCTACTTTACTCCCCAGAGACTGATTTAAAACGAGTCGTTGTCGGTTCTGCCAATTTCACACCCAATGCGTTAATCGAGCCCAATCAGTATGAAGAACTTTTGATCTTTGACGACCCTTCTCTTTATGATTACTACTTGGAACGCTTTACTTTTCTCAGAGCCAAAACAGAGGATTATATACCGGCTCCCATTCGCCGAAAAGGAAAAGAGGCCGTTAATCTATTGCTCATCCAGGATCCGGATACACAGTTTAATCTTTTGCGGGAAGAATTCGCTAAATTGAATCACCGGGAAATTGCCATTTCAGAAGAGGTTATGAACCGGCTGGAAGAAGAACCGAAGAAGTTAGCCAAAACGCAAGAGGTTGCCAATCAGATCAACCGGTTGGTCAAACTGACAACCAAAAGCAAAAAGGGGAAGAAAAAACTCATTTCCGTTAAACAGTTGGTGGATAAAAAGCAACGTATCCAAGCTTTTCTTGCCCCAACCTACCACAGGAAGGAACACCTCGATCCTCGCCCCTTGTTGGTTGCAGATAAAGGGAATAACCACTTATACCTCAAAGACACTGATTCCGATAAGGCACTCCTTTTCAGTCGCCCCGCGAATACGGAAACCATCCGAGAACAACTACAGCTGATTCACGATTTTGTAGAAGCCAATCGGCTGTTTACCGTAAAAGACGACCCCATCAACCAAAAACGGGTATATGAAGCCATTCTATACGCTTTTACTTCCCCGTTCATATGGAAAATGCGAGAACATCTCATCTACTCCGGAACCGGTGAAGCCAGTCAGCGATATCTGTTTCGACCGATCATGGTGTTAGCCGGCCGAGCATCTTCTGGAAAAACAACACTTATGAAATTCATCGCTGGCCTGATTGGAGGGTACACTGGAACAGATCCGTATGTGTCTTATTCCAAACTGAATCGAGCTAATGGAATCCTGCCTTTTATGGAAACCGAATTTATTGCTCCCGTTCTAGTGGATGAACTAACCGAATCATTCTTTACTGGGCAAAGCGGTGAACGAGTTACAAAGTACTTGGCCAACGATTTGGAAGGAGTTCATCCTTGCCTGATTGCTACAACCAACGCCGATGGATTCTCAATGAAACCCCAAGTAGCACGCCGCATTTACTTTTTGATGATTAACAGCGTCTTTGATTCGAAGCGGTCGGATGAGGCGGAAGAATATCAGGCGAAGATCACAGCGAAATTGACCAACGACCTTTTCCGGGACTTTACTTACCGCCTGGCCCAACGCATTCAAAACGACCAACCATTTGCGTATAAAAAAGATTTCCTCCAAGTCGCTCGAGAAATTTTCCAGGAGTACTATGAAGAGACAAAGCTCCCCAAACCGTCGTTTTTCCCCGATCAAATGATCAATGATTATTACGAACGAGGAAAGAAAATCTGGGCCGATCTATACACCGAACGAAAGAAAGCCTTTACTGTCCGAAAAAACGAACTGCGAGTCAAAAAGGACGATTTGTTTAAGGATCCGAAAGAGAGGAAAACCAATATGAATTACCTCCCTCCTGAAGTTGTCATCGAAGAAACCGGGATTCTTGTATTGGATAAGAAACGCTTCTTTTCCTTCATCGGGGTAAAG contains:
- a CDS encoding AbrB/MazE/SpoVT family DNA-binding domain-containing protein; protein product: MERVRIKKKAQVTIPKKIMDSLGLNENDELDVYVQDGKIIMEPMIRIPKDQAWFWTEGWQRAERRADEDLASGRVKAYDSVNDLLADLPDPSGGGESE
- a CDS encoding helix-turn-helix domain-containing protein; the encoded protein is MTKNMPGYSVEEAAEILDVSEKVLRQMLEKQRLPGFKAGRNWRIPGSIIQMLLEGKQLIEQNTQQSRQKEGLREYRLEEIEQFVKEDQMH
- a CDS encoding phospholipase D family protein gives rise to the protein MSNKTIIQTGLFEQTEYTPSLHILKDGKPVDWSFEQIFDASTFTELYAVTYVASPRFFFERTSNFKKIQLILGIADPEQQHQMFSALVNQKKRLEDWHSLPDEVQDRILEERYHIRYPLPHTIIHSKFYLLYSPETDLKRVVVGSANFTPNALIEPNQYEELLIFDDPSLYDYYLERFTFLRAKTEDYIPAPIRRKGKEAVNLLLIQDPDTQFNLLREEFAKLNHREIAISEEVMNRLEEEPKKLAKTQEVANQINRLVKLTTKSKKGKKKLISVKQLVDKKQRIQAFLAPTYHRKEHLDPRPLLVADKGNNHLYLKDTDSDKALLFSRPANTETIREQLQLIHDFVEANRLFTVKDDPINQKRVYEAILYAFTSPFIWKMREHLIYSGTGEASQRYLFRPIMVLAGRASSGKTTLMKFIAGLIGGYTGTDPYVSYSKLNRANGILPFMETEFIAPVLVDELTESFFTGQSGERVTKYLANDLEGVHPCLIATTNADGFSMKPQVARRIYFLMINSVFDSKRSDEAEEYQAKITAKLTNDLFRDFTYRLAQRIQNDQPFAYKKDFLQVAREIFQEYYEETKLPKPSFFPDQMINDYYERGKKIWADLYTERKKAFTVRKNELRVKKDDLFKDPKERKTNMNYLPPEVVIEETGILVLDKKRFFSFIGVKRRWF